The genomic interval gtgagccactgggcaaGGCCAGacctgtggttttctttctttcttttttttttttttttttttttttgagacagtctcactttgtcacccttggtagagtgatgtggagtcatagctcacagcaacctcaaactcctgggctcaaaagattctcttgcctcaacctccccagtagctgggtctacaggcacctgccacaaagccagctcagttttctatgtatttttagtagagacagggtctagctcttgttcacaacctcaaactccggagctcaaaggatcctcctgcctcagcttcccagagtgctgggattacagatgtgagctacttgCTGGGCTTCgaggtttatttgtttgttttgttttgttttttttttttagagacagtctcactttgtcgccttcagagagtgctgtgccgtcacagctcacagcaacctccagctcttgggcgtaggcgattcttttgtagctggtactacaggcgcctgccacaatgcccagctatttttttgtttcagtttggcggaggctgggtttgaacctgccaacctcagtatatggggctggcgccacaCACAATACAGTTTTTTTAGATTAGGTCAGGCAAGCAGtgaactcagtggctagggtgccagccacatacactgaagctggcaggttggaacccagcctgggccagctaggaagcaacagtgacaattgcaacaaaaaacagcagggcgttgtggtgggtgcctgtagtcctagctacctgggaggctgaggcaggagaatcgtttaagcccaagagtttactgtgagctgtgacaccactgcactcgtgcagggtgacagcttgagactctatctcaaaaaaaaaaaaaaaatcaggccaggcatggtggcttaggcttgtgatcccagcatttggggaggcagaggcaggaggatggctcaagcccaggTGATGGGGCCCctcctctccagcctgggcaacaaagtgagtccctatcttgaaaaaaaaatccatgtggcTCTTGGCCTGGTCACTTACCCTAACTGCTGTACAGAACATGTTCATGAACTAATCATGATTGGCCCTGGTCTCCTTGACCACACACCTTTTTAGGTTTTCACTGTGGAAAACAAAGCTGCTGAAAGGTAGGACTGCTGAGGCGGGTTAAGCCTGTCCTTGACTGCTGGGGGTCCCCAACTGCCCTGCAGAGGAGCCTCCTGTCTTCTCACCATCCCCTCCTCGCCTCCTTGCTGGCTTTAGCGATGTTGGATGTTTTTTGTTTGGTCATTGAATTTTCTTAATTAGGTAGAGAGAgggtttattatttttagtgtttcattTATGGGATTCTTATCAAGGACACCAAGCATGGAcgatggtggtggtggcagcgGCAGGACCTCGGACAGTGGGGGTTGCAGCCCACCCCTAGGTGCCCCAGGACTGTACCCTCCCCTTGCCCCCTGTGTGCTGTGCCAGACTGCTCCCTGCCCAGTTCCCCAAGGGTCTCCCGGACTTTTGCGTGGGTGGGGCCGGCAGGGCGGTCCTTGCACAGGTAGGCACCTGGCCAGATGGTGCCAATAGCACAAAGCCCAGCTGCACCGTGAGGCTTTCAGGCGGCGGGAAGGTGGGCCCTAGTCACCCCTCAGTCCCCAGCCTGCAGCCTGGGACCCAGGATCCTGCATCTGGCATCACCAAGGCGGTGCTCAAGAACACTGCAcgtgggcggcgcttgtggctcagtcggtaaggcgccggcctcatataccgagggtggcgggttcaaacccagccccggccaaactgcaaccaaaaaaaagccgggcgttgtggcgggcgcctgtagtcccagctactcgggaggctgaggcaagagaatcgcttaagcccaggagttggaggttgctgtgagctgtgtgaggccacggcactctaccgagggccataaagtgagactctgtctctacaaaaaaaaaaaaaaaaatgctgcacgTGGATCGAAGCCTCAGAGGAAACGGCTGCCGCAAAGAGCCTCCTGGGACCTTCATCCCGTGACAGATGTGCTAGGCCCATGTCTGTGCCCCAGAGTCACCACTTGAAGAGATTTATTCCCGGAAGCTGGGGGCCCCCACAGGCAGAGGGCCCGCTCTGGTATGTCCTTTTGCTTAGTGAACCACGGTGGCCACTGTCTTGGGGGGCCCGCGAAGAGGACGGGCATGGAGAGGACCACAGGCAGGACCTGGGGAACCCATACTGCCTGGGTTGTGGGCTAGGGGTGCGGTGGGGTCTATGGGATGCGTGTGGGCCTCCAGATTTATTGGAGAAGTGCACGGGGGCCAGCAGGCACCAGCCGTCCCTACCGTCACCACCCCGTGCTGCAGCAGGTAGTGTGCATGAGCTGAATCATAGCCATTGGTCTTCAGCAGGCTGCTGGCTCCACGGTGCCAGCAACAACAGGGCCAGCCCCCCTGTGGTCCCCAGACCCTTGCTAGCTGGCAGCTCCTGGCCTGAAGGACCCATCTCTGTGGGAGGAGTCTGTTCTCAGCCTACCCACGTGTCCACTCTAGGTCTAGAGACCCACTTGCTTCTGCTGCAGAGGGAACCCCCAGCTCTACCCCCCTAAAAAGGCCTCCTGCATGGCTCCCCAGTTCAGCTGTGGGTTCCCCAGAGCTCCGTAGTCTCCCTGGCCCTGAATCCAGGATCCCAAGCCCCTACCATGCCACCATGCTGGGGTGCAGGTCCTCAGCCCAGTTGGATACACTCAGGGCTCTGCTCTGCATGCACactggagggtgggaggagggactgAGAAAGGTAGGAGCTGGTGCCAGGGCGGGCCTTGGCCTCCAGCTGTGGTACATGGGACCCATGCCAGTGTGGCAGCCCCAGTGGATATCACAGCTGAAGTTGCCATCCCACCCAACCCTGTCCCTCCCTGGCCATCATCCTCCATCAGACCTTGTATGTATGCCATCCTCCTTCCAACCCAAGGGCATCCAAGTCTCTGCTCCAGTGCCTTTGCActgctgcccctcccccacacctgCTTCCCCACTCCTCTGCTTGAAGGGGAGGGCCTGAAAATCCCCTAACTTTGGGGTTTTCTGGCTGCCTGGTGCCTCCCACCCAGTGGAGGAATCTGTCTAGCTCTGCTGGTGTTTCCCCTTGAATGCCCTTTTTCCAGGACTCATCCTGGAGCACGTGGAGCTATAGGAGGCTGGGGCCCCAGAGTCCAGGCACATTTGCTACATTCTTCCTGACCCCAGGAGGCCCACTTCAGAATCCCAGATCCTGCCTACTGTCAACATCAGTGTGACAGCAACATTGCCTTGTGCTAAGGCTAGACCCTGTCCCCTGGCATGGGGCATTGCCGGCTCCCATCCCACCAAGCCAGGGTACCTGTCACACTTGTGAGTCCGTGGGGAAAGGGCGGCACCTCATGGGCTGACGAACCTGAGATTGACCCTGGAGACTCACCATTCTCAGGTTGGACAGTCCTGGAGGAACTGCCCAGGATAACTGGTGACCCTGGGTAAGCAGCCTTCTCCTTGGGAACTCTCACCCCAAATGTCACAGCTTTGAGTCTAGGacaccccactccctcctgggCTCTGAAGAGTACCTCTGGGACAGGTCCTCATGTCCTACTCTTCTAAGCCTCTGCTGGGTCCAGAGGAGCCCCTGGCAGCCAGGGCAGCATAGGACTGTCTGGCTCCTAGAGACAGACTCATCCCTCCCTGGAGAGCATGACCTAAGTCCAGCCCCAAGCCCCTCCCCCCAGTATAAGCCCCCAGTGTCTCCTGCAGCTGTGGTGAGGTCTGTTCTCATAAGGTCTTGGACCTTAAACCCTGATCCAGAAAGTTCCCAGGGGCCAGAGGAATTGCCCCTCCCCCCAGGGCAATTTGGAAGGTGGCCCACCTCTGACACTCCACAGGGCCCTGGCAGGAAGTGGGCCCAAGAACTCCCCTGAACTGTCATTTTTGCTTTACCAGGCCTTGAGCTGTTCTCCAATAAGGAGACCCCAGCCTGAGGCCTGCCAGAAGCACCACAGCCACTATATGGATGGGGGTCTGAAGCAGGGCTTCTAGATGCAGACCTCCATAGACCCTCAGCAAGAGTCAGGAAGCTGTCTTTCCCTCAGGACTGGTGGCTAATCGGGAGTGAGGGCAGCTGGACCCACTcctcccagcctggggctgcatcgtgcatgcatgtgtgtggaCAAAGCTTTGTGTTGCTGTgagtgtgggtgggtggggcaggATGGTAGCACTTTCTGGAAGCCAATTGGCTCCTGGTTGGACTTGGTTGGGGCCCTCCCAGGAGTGAACTGGCCCCTGCCAGCTCCTCACTAACCATTTCCACCATGACTATTCTGGGAAGACCTGGATGAAAGGAAGCCATGCTCAGGACAGGGCCAGGCTCCTACAGCCTGCAGGTTCCCAGcacagggcaaaagcttgagtgTGTAAGGAAGAAGGCCTGGAGACATGGAAGAGGGGTCTACTCACCATGAGACAGGAAGACCTTACTGTTGACCTCTGAGCCCTACATTAGTCCTTTGTCCCTGGTGGTGGCTGACTGCCTGACTCTTGGACAAGCCTTCAGCCTTTATCAGCTTGCCTTTGGCCTGGCCTCCACCCTGTGACTTCCTGTCCCCGCCCTCCCAGCTTTTCCATGACAAGACTTTTTGGGGCCTTTTTGGGGGATGGGAGGAGTGAGGAAGAGACCAGAGAAGCAGGAAGGAGGCAAGTGCCAGCCCTGGAGGGTCAGAGGAGACTGCCTCAGGGCCTCAGCCCACCTGTCACAGCTGGGATCACAGCCCATGTGGGTGCTGGATGTCATGTGCATATATGCATCACGGACACCTCACTGATGCAGGCTGTCCATGGAGGGGACGTTTGGAGGTGGCCAGGAAAGCCTCCCCTTATGCTTTGTCCAAGAACAGACAGCAAAGGCAGGGTTGTATGAGAACATCTGGTCCTCAACAGCGTGGCCAATCCACTGAGGCCCTGGCCAACTCCCTGCAGCTGAGGCCTCTCCCACAGCCACCCACACAACACTTTCCGCTGGGTCCCTTCCTTAACGGTACAAATTTGTGGCAGGAGCAGCCACAGGGTGTGTGTCTCAGGTATCCTGTTTCCCCCAGGTCGAGGTAAGATGTCCACTATGCTGTGTGGGTCTAGGGCCCATCTGGCAGGGGTAGGAGCTGCAGGCCCCAGTCCTGGCTCACCTTGGTCTGACACAAGAGCAAGACTGGGGATGCTCTCAGCACTCCCTCCACGGTGGCCTTACGGCTCCCAACTTCCGCATCCCTGGGGAGCTTCTACAAGCCACATTTGGCTGGGATGCCACTCCTGTGCCATAACCAACCAGTCATACCTCCATTTTCCTaaagctttattttataaaatgtgtagAATAAGTTATattgataacattttaaaaattaagttatgcCTTTGTACACTGCAATCCAGGCCAGGAAGCAGCGGGTTGGTGGCGTCTGGGTAGCTTAGCCTGGGCAGTTAACCTGTGGAGGCCACTTCTTCCTCATCACTGCCATCAGGAACTGCGTCTGTCCCAAAGTAGCGGTCACCAAAGTTCCCTGGAGAAAGATAGCATGGTAGGGCCTCATGGGGCCCAGGAGGGTAAAGAGGGCCAGGTGGGCTTACCTATGCCTGGAATGATCCGGAAAAGGTCATTGACTCGCTTGTCTACAGCTGTGGTGATGATCTTTACACGTGGGAATGCATAAGCCACCGAGTGCACACCCATCTCTGCCATGAGCAGTGACAACAGGAAGATCTTGTCCTCAGGCACATCATGGTCCTGCCAAGCACAGGGGGCAGGTGAATCCCAGCTCCTTGGCAGGACCTGCCTGCAGCCTACCAGGGCCCACTCACCAGGAGCACGCGCACGGCCATCATGGCTGCAGCACCTGTGGACACTGTGCAGTCCATCAGGATCACATGGTCGTCGCTGATATCCTTGGGCAGCCGAAGATAATGAAGCTGCAGGCAAGGGGCTGGTTTCAAGGCCACATGCCAGGCGCCCCTCCCCGACCCCTCCCTGTAAGCTGATTCTGACTCCCCCCTGACCTAGCCCCAGGTCTGCCCAATCCTGCACCTCAGGTTCCCCAGTGAGCTGGTTGGTCTGGATCAGGATGGTGCCGATGCGCACGTCCTTGCACACCGCGCGCAGGGCGGGCTCCATAGTCTCACCAGCACGCAGGATTGAGACTCCAGTGATCTGGAGGGAGGGGCAGAGTGAACCCTTGCCCCACCTCCAGTGTCCCCGACCCAGCCCCCAGCAAGTACCTGCTTTCCAGCATAGCACTTGCCGGTGTAATCCTGCCCCTGTGGGGTCTGTACGATGCAGTCCTGTGTGAGCCATGGGGCACTGTGAGTGCAGGGAGCCCCCAGCCCTGCTCAGGCCCACCGTCCCCAACCCACGTGCTGCGCACCTGGAAGGGCAGGAAGGAGAGTGCGTGCTCAATAAGCAGCCGCATCAGCCTCTTAGAGTAGAAGATGAATTCATCACGGCTGGTCTCCTTGTCCCTGTGGGGCCAGCTGTTTAGCAGGGGGTGGGCCTGCTGGGGCACCCCGTCCTGCGGGTAGGTGCTCACCTGATGATGGTGTGCATGCCCCGTACCTGCGGTGTGCTCTTGAGTACACTCAGTGTCCGCGGCAGGGGGTGGCACTGGTGTGCTGAGGCCAGTGCAGCCCTGGGGACATAAGGCAATTGAGGACACTCAGAAGGGAGGTCTTCTTTCACAACCCCTTCCCCCACAGTTGTGCATCACTGTGAGGGCACATCTGTGGGAGCACCTTGGGGTGTGCAGGGTGGAGCCTGAGTgccttcctcaggctgatctgggGGCAATGTCCCCCCTTAACTGCCATGGGAAAGTGAAAGGGCACAGCAGAAGATAGAGCAGCTGATCATCAGGCAGACAGCTAGGGGCTGGACTGTAAGGTATTGCTTTCCAGTGCAGGACCCTCCTGGGCCCAGAGAAAGCAAAAAGAGACCTAGCACAGGAGGGCTACAGGTGTAGACACATCTTAGCCACTGGAAGGGGCACCAGCCTCTTCCTGGGGGAACAACTACGCTTTGGGCTCAAGCCCTGCCCTTCTGCACCCTCCAAGTGTTATGTGGCCCCTTCTCAGGAGAGGAGGGCAAAGCTGGCTGAGTGTTTCCTGACTGCTTCCCACTGCAACCCCAGGCCTGCAGTGGGAAGAGAGGCAGTATCAGGAAGAAGGGCAGGTGCAGGGAGTGGGGTGGTGCCAGAATAGGAGCAGGTGCAAGGCAGCGGCCAGGGTGGTACACAAGGAGGGAGCAGGTGTGTCGGTGGGGGAGGGAGTGGGTGCACTGGCAGAGGTTGAGTGCACAGGGGAGGCGGCATGTGCAGGAGGGGCAGCCAGCAGGAGCAGCCACACAGCACTACAATCAGAGCACACTCTGCTCACATATCCCAGCGCAGCTTCCTCTGTTCACAGGTGAAGAGAATGTTCAGGGAGGGAACAAGGCAGGAGACGGGGTTTatacagaaaaggaagagaacaaaGAGAAGACCACTTAGTTGGGGGAGCAGGGACAGTCCCCTCAGCAGTTAACAGCTCAGCCAGTTCAGGCTACAGTGGCCAGAGGAAGAGAAGGCCAGCAGCAAGGCCCCAGCCTCTGCTCCCCTGGGCGGCACCCAGCACACCCAGGCTAAGGCCCTCCCTGCTGCCACCAGCACTTCCTGGGCTGAAGGAGGCATGTAGATTCGCTGGCCACCACTTCCTCGGCTGACCAGAGAATGGAAAATGTAGCTGGTGGTATTCAGGCATTTTCTCAACTTGAAACCccggaaactttttttttttttttgagaacaaagACTTCAAGAGGAACCTGCTGTGACAAGCCCTGTGAGTCTTGGTAAGGGCCAAGCAGAGCATCAGAGCCTCATGCAGGACAGGAGAGGGTGGGGGCAGCTGGCAGGTGGGCCCTGGAGGCATTTCCAACTCACATAAACCTTAGGGGCACAGGGCAAATATAAGGGCTCTACTGCCAGGTGGCTCAGCCACAAGCTTCCCATCTCCCTGGAGAAGGGCAGGTTCCTGGTGGCTGGTCACCTGGACAGATGCTCTCTCCCTGTCTGCTTTCTTGGTGGGGTGACAGGAGGCAGCCCAGTCCTGTCACCCCAGCTCAACCAAAGTTTCCTACCACAGCACCGACACTGCACCTATGGCCCTGAATTGCACTGAGCTCAAGGACAAAGCTGGACAAGAGGACTGCAGGCCAGGCCCTCACCATCCACACAGTCGACTGGCCCTATGGACTGGTCAGAGTGGCTGTGATAGGCACCCTATGTCTGCAGGTCAGATCTGTGGTCACTGCTCTGACAGTGCTGGCTCAGGAGAACAGCTGTGCTCTCTGGAGCAAAACCCAGATGGCCCAGGTGTGGAGGAGTTGCCAGCAAGGTCCATACAGGCTACAGTCAGGAtactgtgcctcagtgtcctcatttgCCAGGAAGGAGAGGCAGAAGCTGGGTGGGACTGCTCCACACCATCCCTTGTGTGTCTAGGGAAGGGCTGCCCGCCTGACAGGGTCATAGCCCAGACCCACGTGGATGTTGGAAATGCCTCCATCTGTGTAGACAGTCATGTGAGTCTTACCTGACGCTGAGTTCACGCTGCAGCAGCAACACAGGGAGACACAAGGGAACGGTGATGTGTCAGTGACCAGGGCAGGTGCCCAGGCCAACCCCACCCAGGAATGAATAGGCTGCAGACCAGTGGGAACATGGCCAGCCATGGAGGTGGTGAGCTTCTAATGGCCCTAACCCAGGGCTTGGGGCAGTCAGAGCCTAGGCTCCTGGGCTCTGTTCTGCCGGTCTCAGGCCTCTGATAGCCTACCAGGAAGTATGCCCAGAGCCCACCCAGGATTCGGGGCCCCACCACAGAAAGCCCTAGGGCACGCAGGAAATCAGTGAGAGCATCACATCTAGAGTGACCTACTGGGAAAGAGAGGAGCCCCTGGTTCCAGATGGGACTCAGCATGAGACGCCACAGTCCTAGACCCTCTCACCATCCTAGAGACCAGGTGCTGGGCCCAAGCACTGTGTTGCCCCTTCTTCTTCAGGAAACCCAAGCCCCAGCTCAGCCTGTGCCAGGGGCAGAACTTGAGCCCTAGGGCCAGCACAAAGGGTGGGGGGCAGGCGGCATGATCAGGCTGACCAAGTAGGCACAGGGCACTCAGGCCTGGCACCCCGCCAGGGACAGTGAGCACACAGCAGCTGGCTAAGCAAGCTGCCGTGGGCAGTGGCAGCAGAAAGGCAGGGGCAGGGCCGGGGGTGCTGCAGGGACTTGAAGCCCCAGCCTGGATGCTCACCTCCTCCAGCTGGCTATGCACGTGCTGCACAATCAGGTCGATAGCCACAGTGTTGCCGCTCCCTGGGTCAGGACAGGGAGGTGGGTGATGGGGCTGGGCCCCACGTGCTGCCCACCCACCGAAGGTGCCTGCTGGCTCACCTCTGGGTACCACAATGTCGGCCAGGCGCATGGTGGGCTGGATGTACTGATCAAAGGCAGGCTTGACAAACTTGTTGTACTGCTTGATGACGCCCTCGATGTCCCGGCCCCGCTCACTGATGTCCCGGCGCAGCCGCCGCACCAGGCGGATATCAGAGTCGGTGTCCACAAAGATCTTCATGTCTAGGAGCTGGAGGGGGATGGTGAGCCCGTGATGGGACCTGTTGCCAGCACAGCCAGTGCGGAGGCAGCAGGACCAGCTCCCACAGGTCCAGGGTGTCTGTCTGGGGCCACCTGCCCACAGGGGGCCTTCTGGGCCTGGCTGGGGAAGaatgtgtggggtgtgtgtttgCAGCAGAGTGCTGTCTGCCAGGTTAGATGGAAACAGGCTAGGCACATGTGTACTCCATGAACCATCCACAAACACAATGGGAAATATGGGGCCTAGTGAGTTCAGGATCTGACCTAATACTCAGCACATAGCAGGTGGCACCTAAAGTGGCCACATGGGGGAATGGGGACTGGGCACTGCTATGTGTGGGGCAGTTGGGCACTCTGAGCCTGTGCCAGGGGCAGA from Nycticebus coucang isolate mNycCou1 chromosome 21, mNycCou1.pri, whole genome shotgun sequence carries:
- the UCKL1 gene encoding uridine-cytidine kinase-like 1 isoform X2, with amino-acid sequence MGLVVRTACVGPGTADPGGLRAEKPASSMAAPPVPMDAAPSAPPPTVARDAPGRPAENEAACEDRNTERLDRLLPPVGAGRSPRKRTTSQCKSEPPLLRTRKRTIYTAGRPPWYNEHGTQSKEAFAIGLGGGSASGKTTVARMIIEALDVPWVVLLSMDSFYKVLTKQQQEQAARNNFNFDHPDAFDFDLIISTLKKLKQGKSVKVPIYDFTTHSRKKDWKTLYGANVIIFEGIMAFADKTLLELLDMKIFVDTDSDIRLVRRLRRDISERGRDIEGVIKQYNKFVKPAFDQYIQPTMRLADIVVPRGSGNTVAIDLIVQHVHSQLEEGCTGLSTPVPPPAADTECTQEHTAGTGHAHHHQVSTYPQDGVPQQAHPLLNSWPHRDKETSRDEFIFYSKRLMRLLIEHALSFLPFQDCIVQTPQGQDYTGKCYAGKQITGVSILRAGETMEPALRAVCKDVRIGTILIQTNQLTGEPELHYLRLPKDISDDHVILMDCTVSTGAAAMMAVRVLLDHDVPEDKIFLLSLLMAEMGVHSVAYAFPRVKIITTAVDKRVNDLFRIIPGIGNFGDRYFGTDAVPDGSDEEEVASTG